A window of the Cystobacter fuscus genome harbors these coding sequences:
- a CDS encoding response regulator codes for MAHTDHILIVDDDREIRRMVGEYLQRNGLRTTLAADGREMRAALDTSDVDLIVLDVMMPGEDGLSLCRNLRAGKHRNVPVVMLTARDEETDRIVGLEMGADDYVVKPFSARELLARINAVIRRSRMMPPNLQVTEAGRLIGFGQWRLDTTARHLLDEDGTAYPLSGAEFRLLRVFLDHPQRVLSRDQLLNLTRGRDAELFDRSIDLLVSRLRQRLRDDAREQAYIKTVRSEGYVFCQPVVLLGENT; via the coding sequence ATGGCCCATACAGACCACATCCTCATCGTCGACGACGACCGCGAGATCCGTCGCATGGTCGGCGAGTACCTGCAGCGCAACGGCTTGCGCACCACGCTCGCCGCCGATGGCCGCGAGATGCGCGCGGCGTTGGACACCAGCGACGTCGACCTGATCGTGCTCGACGTGATGATGCCGGGCGAGGACGGTCTGTCCCTGTGCCGCAACCTGCGCGCCGGCAAGCACCGCAACGTGCCGGTGGTGATGCTCACCGCGCGCGACGAGGAGACCGATCGCATCGTCGGCCTGGAGATGGGTGCGGACGACTACGTGGTCAAGCCGTTCTCCGCGCGCGAGCTGCTGGCGCGCATCAACGCGGTGATCCGGCGCTCGCGCATGATGCCGCCCAACCTGCAGGTCACCGAGGCCGGCCGGCTGATCGGCTTCGGCCAGTGGCGGCTGGACACCACCGCGCGCCACCTGCTCGACGAGGACGGCACCGCCTATCCGCTCAGCGGCGCGGAGTTCCGTCTGCTGCGCGTGTTCCTCGACCACCCGCAGCGCGTGCTCAGCCGCGACCAACTGCTCAACCTCACCCGGGGCCGCGACGCCGAGCTGTTCGACCGCTCCATCGACCTGCTCGTCAGCCGCCTGCGCCAGCGCCTGCGCGACGACGCGCGCGAGCAGGCCTACATCAAGACCGTGCGCAGCGAGGGCTACGTGTTCTGCCAGCCCGTGGTCCTGCTCGGCGAGAACACATGA
- a CDS encoding thioredoxin family protein, giving the protein MPTYLRAFLIVAIVTVFTVLAWSSSRADEARPATLTTAPDFSGGGEWINSPPLSMSRLRGKVVLVEFWTYSCINCLRVAPHVSQWHARYADQGLVVVGVHTPEYGYERVNANVHEAVQRLGIHYPVVQDNGYRIWNAYGNQYWPALYLIDREGRVVYRHFGEGAYDRTEAQIQALLAAR; this is encoded by the coding sequence ATGCCTACCTACCTCCGTGCTTTTCTCATCGTCGCCATCGTCACCGTGTTCACCGTGCTGGCCTGGTCCTCCTCCCGCGCGGACGAGGCGCGGCCGGCCACGCTCACCACCGCGCCGGACTTCAGTGGCGGCGGCGAGTGGATCAACAGCCCGCCGCTGAGCATGTCGCGACTGCGCGGCAAGGTCGTGCTGGTCGAGTTCTGGACCTACTCGTGCATCAACTGCCTGCGCGTGGCGCCTCACGTCTCGCAATGGCACGCGCGCTACGCCGACCAGGGCCTGGTCGTGGTCGGTGTGCACACGCCCGAATACGGCTACGAGCGCGTGAACGCCAACGTGCACGAGGCGGTGCAGCGCCTGGGCATCCACTATCCGGTGGTGCAGGACAACGGCTACCGGATCTGGAACGCCTACGGCAACCAGTACTGGCCCGCGCTCTACCTGATCGACAGAGAGGGCAGGGTAGTGTACCGCCATTTCGGCGAGGGCGCCTACGACCGCACCGAGGCGCAGATACAGGCCCTGCTGGCCGCGCGCTGA
- a CDS encoding amidohydrolase family protein, with the protein MAREVEQDILMHPPRSHRSMFAISQSLLAISAFFLLTGAKGQDPGGASSPVAPSNGVYRGATLAAPSFTGSPAAGRINGLLDPVREFTLTLTEGTNMAAAPSPDATRIALALQGALYVVPISGGEARRISTWSMEVTHAVWSPDGSRIAFQNYDTEGNYHIWTIAPDGSNATRVTTGPFDDREPSWSADGSRLIFSSDRSGDMQYKIWSIGIADGQYQQLTTGAGAESHPALSPDGTKLLLVENGGVVLVDLVTGARTSRGAGSAPAWTPDGSGVISQGGGSWSVNGVPVNAASEDLFPFPARFLPDGRFLYTGDGKIRLRTTTGESVSDVPFSAQIALRRPVFTPKAQHRLDDLDWRTVKGISAPILSPNGEKVAFVALNDIWVLSINGDGQPVRLTDTRDYKASPGWSPDGSFVYFSTDRDSGGVLAVDKVELSSRKRSRLVLLTGISMAYPSLSPSGRQLAYWTGGGRVEVYDLAARTSTVIVNPSLGTGVSRPSWSSDERLLAVCDAERVNNRFREGYNKLRIIDINNKTAVFHAVGPTPASISERNEAGPVWSPDGRKMAFIMDSLLYVMPVNLDGSPSGPAAQLTTYAADMPSWGPDSNTLLFMASGHLRTLNLSSRATHDIALDMQYKQATPAGITIIHAGGLWDGVTATLQYNKDIIIDKNRIIAIEPHGTRSADTANKYIDASGLTVMPGLWDSHVHPLDVFNNQAYGLAWAEMLAWGVTSTLSMGGDLYQSVEVREALDAGVLVGPRAFIAPPLYDGSRVFYPSARAVRNEQVAELEMSRMKPFDVDLLKAYVRAPIPVMEIVARTAHELGLPSFSHFLSPGIQTGLLGTSHLSATERLGYSWSISTRYQDVRELRTHGLFNMVATTGSSQNDPVVRGGGLVTMGTDFPLAPAGSGLHTIMREEATTLGAFEVLKTVTINGALNARVGNELGSIEPGKLADLIAIRGNPLENVANVGNIVYVVKNGLATTPEEIRARFTTTRALTQRAKALDAFAKACRKEPEWCHPPAMAGH; encoded by the coding sequence GTGGCGCGCGAAGTAGAACAGGACATCCTCATGCATCCTCCGCGTTCCCATCGAAGCATGTTCGCCATTTCTCAAAGTCTGTTAGCCATTTCGGCATTCTTCCTTCTCACGGGCGCCAAGGGCCAGGACCCGGGCGGCGCATCATCCCCCGTTGCCCCCTCGAACGGCGTCTATCGGGGAGCGACGCTGGCCGCGCCATCGTTTACGGGCTCGCCGGCGGCGGGCAGGATCAATGGTCTGCTCGATCCCGTCAGAGAGTTCACGCTCACTCTCACGGAAGGTACCAACATGGCGGCAGCGCCGTCTCCAGACGCGACGCGGATCGCGCTGGCGCTGCAGGGCGCGCTCTACGTGGTGCCGATCTCCGGAGGAGAGGCAAGGCGAATTTCCACCTGGAGCATGGAAGTCACGCACGCGGTATGGTCGCCTGACGGCTCGCGCATCGCGTTCCAGAACTACGACACCGAAGGCAATTATCACATCTGGACGATCGCTCCCGATGGCTCGAATGCCACTCGCGTCACGACTGGCCCGTTCGATGATCGCGAGCCGAGTTGGAGCGCCGACGGCTCGCGCCTCATCTTTTCTTCTGACCGCAGCGGCGACATGCAATACAAGATCTGGAGCATCGGCATTGCCGACGGTCAGTATCAGCAGCTGACCACGGGAGCGGGAGCCGAAAGCCATCCCGCGCTGAGCCCTGATGGCACGAAGCTGCTGCTCGTCGAGAATGGTGGCGTCGTCCTGGTGGACCTCGTCACGGGTGCACGCACCTCTCGCGGGGCTGGCAGCGCGCCCGCGTGGACACCCGATGGAAGCGGCGTGATCTCGCAGGGTGGCGGCTCTTGGAGCGTGAACGGAGTCCCCGTGAATGCCGCCAGCGAGGACCTGTTTCCGTTCCCGGCGCGCTTTCTGCCGGACGGCCGCTTCTTGTACACCGGCGACGGCAAGATCAGGCTCCGTACAACCACGGGTGAGAGTGTCAGCGATGTTCCCTTCAGCGCCCAGATCGCGCTGCGCCGGCCTGTTTTCACGCCGAAGGCGCAGCATCGCCTCGACGATCTTGACTGGCGTACCGTGAAGGGCATTTCAGCTCCGATCCTGTCTCCGAACGGGGAGAAGGTCGCCTTCGTCGCGCTCAACGACATCTGGGTGCTGAGCATCAACGGCGACGGCCAGCCGGTCCGGCTGACCGACACGAGGGACTACAAAGCCAGTCCTGGATGGTCGCCCGACGGCAGCTTCGTCTACTTCTCCACGGACAGGGATAGTGGCGGTGTTCTCGCCGTCGACAAGGTGGAGTTGTCCTCTCGCAAGCGCAGCCGGCTTGTCCTCCTCACCGGCATCTCGATGGCGTATCCCTCGCTTTCGCCCAGCGGCCGGCAGCTCGCCTATTGGACCGGGGGGGGCCGGGTGGAGGTCTATGATCTCGCGGCACGCACGAGCACCGTCATCGTGAATCCTTCGCTCGGAACGGGTGTCAGCCGCCCTTCGTGGTCATCCGATGAGCGGCTGCTCGCTGTCTGTGACGCCGAGCGGGTGAACAACCGGTTCAGGGAGGGATACAACAAGCTCAGGATCATCGACATCAACAACAAGACGGCGGTGTTTCACGCGGTCGGGCCAACGCCCGCGAGCATTTCCGAGCGGAATGAAGCAGGCCCCGTGTGGTCGCCCGATGGACGCAAGATGGCGTTCATCATGGATTCGTTGCTGTATGTCATGCCGGTCAATCTTGATGGCTCGCCGAGCGGTCCCGCCGCTCAGTTGACCACATACGCAGCGGACATGCCCTCGTGGGGACCGGATTCCAATACGCTCCTCTTCATGGCGAGCGGTCACCTGCGCACGCTCAACCTCTCGAGCAGGGCCACGCACGACATCGCTCTCGACATGCAGTACAAGCAGGCCACGCCCGCCGGCATCACCATCATCCACGCGGGCGGTCTCTGGGACGGCGTGACCGCGACCCTCCAGTACAACAAGGACATCATCATCGACAAGAATCGCATCATCGCGATCGAGCCGCACGGAACGAGATCCGCGGACACCGCGAACAAGTACATCGATGCGTCCGGTTTGACCGTCATGCCGGGGCTCTGGGATTCACATGTCCATCCTCTCGACGTCTTCAACAATCAGGCCTACGGACTCGCCTGGGCCGAGATGCTCGCCTGGGGGGTGACGTCGACGCTTTCCATGGGCGGAGATCTGTATCAGAGCGTCGAGGTCCGCGAGGCGCTGGATGCTGGAGTCCTGGTGGGCCCTCGGGCGTTCATCGCACCGCCGCTCTACGATGGCTCGCGAGTTTTCTACCCGTCCGCCAGAGCCGTGCGCAACGAGCAGGTCGCCGAGCTCGAGATGAGCAGGATGAAGCCCTTCGACGTCGATCTGCTCAAGGCCTACGTGCGGGCTCCCATTCCAGTGATGGAGATCGTCGCACGTACGGCCCACGAACTCGGTCTGCCGAGCTTTTCGCACTTCCTCTCTCCGGGAATCCAGACCGGCCTGCTGGGCACGTCGCACCTGTCCGCGACTGAGCGGCTGGGCTATTCGTGGTCGATATCCACTCGCTACCAGGACGTCCGCGAGCTTCGCACCCACGGACTGTTCAACATGGTTGCCACCACGGGCTCCTCGCAGAACGATCCGGTTGTCCGCGGCGGAGGTCTGGTCACGATGGGTACGGATTTCCCGTTGGCGCCCGCGGGCAGCGGACTGCACACCATCATGCGAGAGGAGGCCACGACACTGGGCGCTTTCGAGGTGCTGAAGACCGTGACCATCAACGGTGCGCTCAACGCGCGCGTCGGCAACGAGTTGGGAAGCATCGAGCCCGGCAAGCTCGCCGATCTGATCGCCATCCGCGGCAATCCTCTCGAGAACGTAGCGAATGTTGGGAACATCGTGTACGTGGTCAAGAACGGTCTGGCGACCACGCCAGAGGAGATCAGGGCGCGATTCACCACGACCAGGGCATTGACGCAGCGAGCGAAGGCGCTCGATGCGTTCGCCAAGGCCTGCAGGAAGGAGCCGGAGTGGTGCCATCCGCCAGCCATGGCTGGCCATTGA
- a CDS encoding ferric reductase-like transmembrane domain-containing protein — protein sequence MNPIPLPHRFGGWKLFLMLAALLMGAAGAAYLIGPDAVEGSRRVIRVTARTSFVLFLAAFTASSFASLLPGPFTQALLRERRIVGLSFAFSHLLHAIAIYAFGQLNPEFWPGRSTLTNLPGTIGYVAILLLAVTSHRGLARRMGSTAWRRLHVTGMWVIAAVFTYSYFKRVPMNYWYAVPSALLFTAVVVRLIARRAQALRRGTRSPLAPTAA from the coding sequence ATGAACCCGATCCCCCTGCCCCACCGCTTCGGCGGCTGGAAATTGTTCCTGATGCTGGCCGCGCTGCTGATGGGTGCCGCGGGCGCCGCCTACCTGATCGGCCCCGACGCAGTGGAAGGCAGCCGCCGCGTGATCCGCGTCACCGCCCGTACCTCCTTCGTTCTGTTCCTGGCCGCGTTCACCGCGTCCTCGTTCGCCTCGCTGCTGCCCGGCCCGTTCACCCAGGCGTTGCTGCGCGAGCGTCGAATCGTCGGCCTGTCGTTCGCGTTCTCGCACCTGCTGCACGCGATCGCGATCTACGCCTTCGGCCAGCTCAATCCCGAGTTCTGGCCCGGCCGCTCCACCTTGACCAACCTGCCCGGCACGATCGGCTACGTGGCCATCCTGCTGCTGGCGGTGACCTCGCATCGCGGCCTTGCCCGGCGCATGGGCTCGACCGCCTGGCGACGGCTGCACGTCACCGGCATGTGGGTGATCGCGGCGGTGTTCACCTATTCGTACTTCAAGCGCGTGCCGATGAACTACTGGTACGCCGTGCCTTCGGCGCTGCTGTTCACCGCGGTGGTGGTGCGGCTGATCGCCAGGCGTGCCCAGGCCCTCCGGCGCGGCACCCGGTCTCCCTTGGCTCCGACCGCCGCTTGA
- a CDS encoding DNA-binding domain-containing protein, with product MTATLRALQLAWAAHVRDPSRPPPPGVAPERLALYRALCVNGVESLLTGSFPRLYMLLGEAGWRRAIEDFYRRHRCDTPLFPQVAGEFAAWLAEPDTALPPWAAELADYEWSRHALLFAEATAAPVPVAGLALDVPLALSPLAHVRGYHWPVHMESALPPDTDAPPAAPTLLLLRRDADHVLRTDLLSPFAYRLLQAIATGADSARAHLSALAHESGTAAADMLAHGQVLLAELWSARIVVTASAPADADPFHPE from the coding sequence ATGACCGCCACGCTGCGCGCGCTGCAACTGGCCTGGGCGGCGCATGTGCGCGATCCCTCGCGACCGCCGCCACCGGGCGTGGCCCCGGAACGGCTGGCGCTATACCGCGCCCTGTGCGTGAACGGCGTCGAGTCGCTGCTCACCGGCAGCTTCCCGCGCCTGTACATGCTGTTGGGCGAGGCCGGGTGGCGTCGCGCCATCGAGGACTTCTACCGCCGGCATCGCTGCGATACGCCGCTGTTCCCGCAGGTCGCCGGCGAGTTCGCCGCGTGGCTGGCCGAGCCCGACACGGCGCTACCGCCGTGGGCAGCGGAACTGGCCGACTACGAATGGAGCCGGCATGCGCTGCTGTTCGCCGAGGCCACCGCCGCACCCGTCCCCGTGGCCGGGCTGGCTCTGGACGTGCCGCTGGCGCTGTCGCCACTGGCCCACGTGCGCGGCTATCACTGGCCGGTGCATATGGAGTCGGCACTGCCTCCCGACACCGACGCACCGCCGGCCGCGCCCACCCTGCTGTTGCTGCGGCGCGACGCGGACCATGTGCTGCGCACCGACCTCCTCTCGCCGTTCGCCTATCGCCTGTTGCAGGCCATCGCCACCGGAGCCGACAGCGCGCGGGCACATCTCTCCGCGCTGGCACACGAGAGCGGCACGGCGGCGGCCGACATGCTGGCACACGGGCAGGTGCTGCTCGCCGAGCTGTGGTCCGCGCGCATCGTCGTGACGGCCAGTGCTCCCGCCGACGCCGACCCCTTCCACCCCGAATGA
- a CDS encoding sensor histidine kinase, which produces MNATPSTGWRRLLPRTLGARLTLILFTGLLLAHALSFALLFSERYVAARSMMLTNLDQDVAVSVALLERLSPAERARWAPRLERRTYRYLLGPARPGVPLTSDRAREVTALIDRSLNHRYALRARTVSTSPERFEVELTLADGQPLTIEVTPSVMPIARWLPVVLAAQLALLLLCAWLAVRLATRPLVQLADAVERLDPARAHPPLPQEGPVEVVKAATAFNAMQARIGHYLAERLQILAAISHDLQTPITRMKLRLEAMEEGAERDRLIGDLEQLQQLVREGIAYARSTHGATGPEVRLDLHALLDSVVCDYQDTGKPVTLGECARVSLSTRPPTLRRVVENLIDNAVKYGGGAEVGMRRLDDGRVAVDVCDRGPGIPEQEMQAVLQPFYRLESSRNRDTGGTGLGLAIAQQLAATLDGELVLANRSGGGLRATLLLPVAPASTGRFTG; this is translated from the coding sequence ATGAACGCCACCCCGAGCACCGGCTGGCGACGCCTGCTGCCACGCACTCTCGGCGCGCGCCTGACCCTGATCCTGTTCACCGGCTTGCTGCTCGCGCACGCGCTGTCCTTCGCGCTGCTGTTCTCCGAGCGCTACGTGGCCGCGCGTTCGATGATGCTCACCAACCTGGATCAGGACGTGGCCGTCAGCGTGGCCCTGCTCGAACGCCTGAGCCCGGCCGAGCGCGCGCGATGGGCGCCGCGCCTGGAGCGGCGCACCTACCGCTACCTGCTCGGCCCCGCGCGGCCCGGTGTGCCGCTGACCAGTGACCGCGCGCGCGAGGTCACCGCCCTGATCGACCGCAGCCTGAACCATCGCTACGCCCTGCGGGCGCGCACGGTGTCCACCTCGCCGGAGCGCTTCGAGGTGGAACTCACCCTGGCCGATGGCCAGCCGTTGACCATCGAGGTCACACCCTCGGTGATGCCGATCGCGCGCTGGTTGCCGGTGGTGCTGGCGGCGCAGCTGGCGCTGCTGCTGTTGTGCGCGTGGTTGGCGGTGCGCCTGGCGACGCGGCCGCTGGTGCAACTGGCCGACGCGGTCGAGCGGCTGGACCCGGCCCGCGCGCATCCGCCGCTGCCGCAGGAAGGGCCGGTGGAAGTGGTCAAGGCCGCTACCGCGTTCAATGCGATGCAGGCGCGCATCGGCCACTATCTCGCGGAGCGGTTGCAGATCCTGGCCGCGATCTCGCACGATCTGCAGACTCCGATCACGCGCATGAAGCTGCGCCTGGAAGCGATGGAGGAGGGCGCCGAGCGCGATCGCCTGATTGGCGACCTGGAGCAGTTGCAGCAGTTGGTGCGCGAGGGCATCGCCTACGCGCGCAGCACCCATGGAGCCACCGGCCCGGAGGTGCGGCTGGACCTGCACGCATTGCTCGACAGCGTGGTGTGCGACTACCAGGACACGGGCAAGCCGGTCACGCTGGGCGAATGCGCGCGCGTTTCGTTGAGCACGCGGCCGCCGACATTGCGGCGCGTCGTCGAGAACCTGATCGACAACGCGGTGAAGTACGGCGGCGGCGCCGAGGTCGGCATGCGCCGGCTCGACGACGGGCGCGTGGCCGTGGACGTGTGCGACCGCGGCCCGGGCATTCCCGAACAGGAGATGCAGGCGGTGCTGCAACCGTTCTACCGGCTGGAAAGCTCGCGCAACCGCGATACCGGCGGCACCGGACTGGGGCTGGCCATCGCTCAGCAACTGGCGGCCACGCTGGACGGCGAGCTCGTGCTCGCCAACCGTAGCGGCGGTGGCCTGCGCGCGACGCTGCTGCTGCCGGTGGCACCGGCATCCACGGGGCGCTTCACGGGATGA
- a CDS encoding alpha/beta fold hydrolase, with protein sequence MIRKTMLAALVATALIPVAACSGPVPTDPAAPTVILVHGAFADGSSWNKIIPRLEARGVPALAVQNPLTSLQDDVAATRRAIAAAPGKVVLVGHSWGGTVITEAGDDDKVVALVYVSAFAPDAGENSAQQGEPFPTAPGLTRLQDRDGFLWLPAEAVAEDFAQDLDPATARLIYSTQGPLKASALSEPVARAAWKHKPNWYVLSREDRMLAPQLQSATAQRIGARLHSIQASHVSMLSHPGEVADVILEAAGVKPADPSPAKVGG encoded by the coding sequence ATGATTCGCAAGACGATGCTGGCCGCGCTGGTGGCCACCGCCCTGATTCCGGTCGCCGCGTGCTCGGGTCCGGTGCCTACTGATCCGGCCGCGCCCACGGTGATCCTGGTTCATGGTGCCTTCGCCGACGGTTCGAGCTGGAACAAGATCATCCCACGCCTGGAGGCCAGGGGGGTGCCCGCCTTGGCGGTGCAGAACCCGCTGACCTCGCTGCAGGACGACGTGGCCGCCACGCGTCGCGCCATCGCCGCCGCGCCGGGCAAGGTGGTGTTGGTCGGCCATTCCTGGGGCGGCACGGTCATCACCGAGGCCGGCGACGACGACAAGGTGGTCGCGCTGGTGTACGTGTCCGCGTTCGCGCCCGATGCTGGCGAGAACTCGGCCCAGCAGGGCGAGCCTTTCCCGACCGCGCCGGGGCTGACGCGACTGCAGGATCGCGACGGCTTTCTGTGGCTGCCGGCCGAGGCGGTGGCCGAGGATTTCGCGCAGGACCTCGATCCAGCCACCGCGCGCCTGATCTACAGCACCCAGGGCCCGCTGAAGGCCAGCGCGCTGTCCGAGCCGGTCGCGCGGGCGGCGTGGAAGCACAAGCCCAACTGGTACGTGCTCAGCCGCGAGGATCGCATGCTCGCCCCGCAGTTGCAGTCCGCCACCGCGCAGCGCATCGGCGCGCGACTGCATTCGATCCAGGCCAGCCATGTCTCGATGCTGTCCCATCCGGGCGAGGTCGCCGACGTCATCCTCGAGGCCGCTGGGGTGAAGCCGGCCGATCCGTCGCCGGCCAAGGTGGGTGGCTGA
- a CDS encoding EF-hand domain-containing protein codes for MSHSESRNRKPLVGAIGVALAGGVLLSTQALAMQPLTLGAMAVASAGEGGCGEAGCGASHTTAKTGTTAKTGTTAAPAAEGKCGEGKCGEGKCGDASFARTDSNHDGKVSRAEFLAVAAKRAADFDRIDSDHDGYISEQEAHDFLRAAYEANGKTLPKGRFANIVD; via the coding sequence ATGTCCCATTCCGAATCCCGCAATCGCAAACCCCTCGTCGGCGCGATCGGCGTCGCCCTCGCCGGCGGCGTGCTGCTCAGCACGCAGGCGCTGGCGATGCAACCACTGACCCTCGGCGCGATGGCCGTGGCCAGCGCTGGCGAAGGCGGGTGTGGCGAAGCCGGATGCGGCGCCAGCCACACCACCGCCAAGACGGGCACTACCGCCAAGACGGGCACCACCGCAGCGCCGGCCGCCGAGGGCAAGTGTGGCGAAGGCAAGTGCGGCGAAGGCAAGTGCGGCGATGCCTCCTTCGCCCGCACCGACAGCAACCACGACGGCAAGGTCTCGCGCGCGGAGTTCCTCGCCGTGGCCGCCAAGCGCGCGGCCGACTTCGACCGCATCGACAGTGACCACGACGGCTACATCAGCGAGCAGGAGGCGCACGACTTCCTGCGCGCGGCCTACGAGGCGAACGGCAAGACCCTGCCGAAGGGCCGCTTCGCCAACATCGTCGACTGA
- a CDS encoding cytochrome c biogenesis CcdA family protein: protein MWAFVLAALAGVATILSPCVLPMLPIVLARGAGGDRREPLLIVVGFVASFAAGGIAIGALAASSGQFEAGVRVAALVVLLLAGLACVWPTPFERLQQRWLAGSRLFAWQPRAAGAGGALLVGVSLGIAWTPCAGPVLASVLALAASAQATARASALLGVYALGAVTPLLALIYGGRWASARLRPLQRHTAWVRRGFGVCAVAMALLQLWQLDAALTARLLPWLPSISTGL from the coding sequence ATGTGGGCTTTCGTCCTGGCCGCGCTGGCTGGCGTGGCCACCATCCTCTCGCCGTGCGTGCTGCCGATGCTGCCCATCGTGCTGGCGCGCGGGGCCGGCGGCGACCGCCGCGAACCGCTGCTGATCGTCGTCGGCTTCGTCGCCTCCTTCGCTGCCGGCGGCATCGCCATCGGCGCGCTGGCGGCGTCCTCCGGCCAGTTCGAGGCAGGCGTGCGCGTGGCCGCGCTCGTGGTGCTGCTGCTGGCCGGGCTGGCCTGTGTGTGGCCAACGCCGTTCGAACGGTTGCAGCAGCGCTGGCTGGCCGGCTCGCGCCTGTTCGCCTGGCAACCGCGGGCGGCCGGCGCGGGCGGCGCGCTGCTGGTCGGAGTCTCGCTCGGCATCGCCTGGACGCCATGCGCCGGGCCGGTGCTGGCCTCGGTGCTGGCGCTGGCCGCCAGCGCCCAGGCCACCGCGCGCGCCAGCGCCCTGCTCGGCGTGTACGCGCTCGGCGCGGTCACTCCGCTGCTGGCCCTGATCTACGGCGGTCGCTGGGCCAGTGCCCGGCTGCGCCCGCTGCAACGCCACACCGCCTGGGTGCGGCGCGGCTTCGGCGTCTGCGCCGTGGCCATGGCCCTGCTCCAGTTGTGGCAGCTCGATGCCGCGCTCACCGCGCGACTGCTGCCATGGCTGCCCTCCATCTCCACCGGACTGTGA
- a CDS encoding DUF692 domain-containing protein, which yields MNPTLHTASAGLGLRRGMLTDLLALTPDAVDFLECAPDNWIGVGGSFGKVLDELSTRFPITCHGLSLSLGGTDPLDRRLLVRTREFIDRHAVTLYSEHLSYCAADGQLYDLLPLPFTEEAVRHVAARISQVQDMLGRRIAVENISYYAVPTPAMSESEFINAVLAEADCDLLLDVNNVFVNACNHGYDAFGFLDQLPPDRVASYHVAGHIDRADGLKIDTHGAAVRGLVWTLLDHAYARFGVRPTLLERDFNFPPIAELLAEVARIRDTQATHLPRPELVP from the coding sequence ATGAATCCCACCCTGCACACCGCCTCGGCCGGGCTCGGCCTGCGCCGCGGCATGCTCACCGATCTGCTCGCCCTGACGCCAGATGCGGTCGATTTCCTGGAATGCGCGCCGGACAACTGGATCGGCGTGGGCGGTTCCTTCGGAAAGGTGCTGGACGAACTGTCCACGCGCTTTCCGATCACCTGCCATGGCCTGTCGCTGTCGCTGGGCGGCACCGACCCGCTGGACCGCCGGCTGCTGGTGCGCACGCGCGAATTCATCGACCGCCACGCGGTCACGCTCTACAGCGAGCACCTGAGCTATTGCGCGGCCGACGGCCAGCTCTACGACCTGCTGCCGCTGCCGTTCACCGAGGAAGCCGTGCGCCATGTCGCCGCGCGCATCTCGCAGGTGCAGGACATGCTGGGCCGGCGCATCGCGGTGGAGAACATCTCCTACTACGCGGTGCCCACGCCGGCGATGAGCGAGAGCGAATTCATCAACGCGGTGCTGGCCGAGGCCGACTGCGACCTGCTGCTGGACGTGAACAACGTCTTCGTCAACGCCTGCAACCACGGCTACGACGCCTTCGGATTCCTCGACCAGCTGCCGCCCGATCGCGTGGCCTCGTACCACGTCGCCGGCCACATCGACCGGGCCGACGGCCTCAAGATCGATACCCACGGCGCCGCGGTGAGGGGCCTGGTGTGGACCCTGCTCGACCATGCCTACGCACGCTTCGGTGTGCGCCCGACCCTGCTCGAACGCGACTTCAATTTCCCGCCGATCGCCGAGCTGCTGGCCGAGGTGGCACGCATCCGCGACACACAGGCCACGCACCTGCCACGGCCGGAGCTCGTGCCATGA